The Chryseobacterium shigense region AAGCGGTAATACCAGCTAAAGAGAAGATCAGAAGCATTCTGGCAGGATTTCCTTGACTCATAATGTCGCAAATGATCATTACGATAATAACAGCACCATAAACATAGAATGGAGAGAGATCATGCTTTGCAATGGCATTCACTAATAAGAATACTCCGAATGCAAGATAAGGGGCAAGGAATCTTAAGATCTTTTTGAATCCGGCACTCAGATCAAATGCTTCTACAGCACCAGTCCAACGGCCGATCATCAATGAAGCCCAGTATAATGAGATATAAGGCGCTACATCTTTGGTTTCAAAGCCTAAGCTTTTTTCCATATATGCAGGAAGATTACTTGCTGTAGAAACTTCTACTCCTACATACACAAAGATAGCAATCATACCCATTACCAATTGCGGGTACTGGAAAGCAGAAGTCTTGTGGTCCCCCGGAATTACATCGTCTGTATCCTTTGTATTGGTAGGAGTTATTGCAGGAAGAGAGGAAAACTTAAGCATGATAGCAACTAAAACAAATGCAGCTCCAAGCATAAGATAAGGAATTTTTACACTCTCAATACTTGCTTCCGTATTGGCTGTAGATGCGGAACCGAAAATAGCAAATGATACCAGAAGCGGTCCGATGGTTGTTCCAAGGTTATTGATTCCTCCTGCCATCGTCAGTCTCTGAGATCCTGTTTCAGTAGGTCCCACCTCAATGGCCAGTGGATTGGCAACAATCTGCTGTAATGAGAAACCTAGCCCTACAATGAACAGACCGGAGATCATTAACGGAAACGATGCCATATTAGCTGCCGGATAGAACAGTAAAGTTCCTGCTGCAGAAATAAGAAGACCTAAAATTAAGCCGTTTTTGTAGCCTATTTTATTGATCAGATCCTGTTTCAGACTTTTTGAGACGGCCATATAAATTAAAGAACCCACCGTATAAGCTACGTAGAAACAAATCTGTACGAGCATACTTTCGGTTTGGGATAAATTAAAGGCTTTTTGGAAAACTGGTATTAGAATGTCATTACTTGCAGCAACAAATCCCCAGAAAAAAAACACAGTAACCAGTGGGATAAACTGTCCCCAATTGGTTTGTTTAGAATAATTTGACATGTTTGTTAAAAATTTCGCAAACAAATATAACTATTTCTTTTAAATAGAACGTTCCAGCAATGTTTTTTTTATCTCTTTATAAGCTTCTGTTTTCAGATCTCTCGGAGAATCTGATGGTTCCATGATTCCGTTGAAATATACTTTTACCCTTCCAGGATAGCCTTTTGTGTTATCGAAAGGGAAGATTTCCTTTAACCCGATAAAAGTATACACTGCAATCGGAGAGTTGTGTTTGGAGGCTAAAGTGAATGCTCCGTCTTTAAATTCATCAAGGATAATGGAGGTGTCATCCGGAACACCGCCTTCAGGAAATATGGCGATGCTGTTGCCTTCTTCCATTTTTTCAGCACATCTTCTGTAGACATCTGCACGGCTTCTTGCGCTGCTTCTGTCTACCATTACACATATTCTTTTATATATAGTACCGAAGATCGGGATCTTTACCAGTTCTTTTTTACCTACAAAACATATGGGATGGTTCGGCATCAGGATACAGGTAAGCATGATATCCATGATGGAAGTATGGTTCGAGATGAAAACGTATGGTTTGCTTTTGTCTTTTTTCTGATCGGAAAGATTAATAAGATCATATCTCAGACCCATACCATAGAACATTCCGAAACACCAGATACGTATAAATCTGTAAGCATATTTATAATGCTTTTTGCTGAAAGATAAAATATAAACAGGGATTCCCAGTGTTACTGTTAAAACAAATGCAAGCAGCAGCAGCCAAAATCTCCAGAGATAATTTAAAATTTTTGTCACCGCCTAACCGTTAAAAATTACTTTCTTTTTTACTGAATAATTGAGAATGGAAACCAGCAGGATTGCCGAAATCTTACTGATCATTTCCGGGCTTAAGGTATAAAAAATCAAATTGATATTGTCCTTAAATATAAAGCTGTAAAAAATCTGGAAAAAACCTAAGCTTAATAAAGTTGAAACAAAAGAAACAACCATAAAGTAAGCAAACTCTTTTCTTTTGGAATGCTTTCCTCTTTCAAAAACAAACCAGATACTCAGGAAATAATTACTGATGATCCCGCAGCAGGTAGAGAAAATATTACTTAAAGGATAATGAATGCCGTGAAAATTGGTTTCCCTGGCAAAGAAATGAGGAAGGTAGGTGCTGAATGCTTTGAAGCTTCCAATTTCTACAACAGCACTAAGCCCTCCGGCTATAATGAAGAACAAAACCTGTTTCTGGCGTATTAGTAATTCTCTCATTCAATATATATGATGTGCAAATTTATAACTATATGTTAATAATGTAAGAATAAAAGATTATTTTAAAGTAAAAAATTGATTTAATGTATTGGCTTTTAATGTGATATATGGTTGTTTTTGAAGCTGAAAGACGCATGTTGAAAGAAATAATACACAATGCTCCCATTGGATTTGGCTGTTAATCGTGAATGAGAAATTCCTTTCGTAACATTTCAAAAATTGTAAAAACAATAACAACATTGATGGCTAAAGGGATCTGTAAGTTTTAATCAGATTATATTGTGATAAGTATATGTTAAACAATGAAAAAAGTTGTTAAATTATTTTTTTGAACGAAAATAATTTCTAAATTTAATACTCAGAATGATGTAATTTAAACCTGATAATAAATTCATTTTCAACTTCTTGTGTTGATGGTTTTTTCTATCTTGTAATGTGCGCTATAACGCATACTACCTTAATTTTTACGACCCAAATTATAATAATATTTGTATGAAAAGTCAAAACAAATACAGAAAATTCCAGCTTCAGCAAAAAAATATTGAAGCTCTTGAGAGAGAGAATTCCCGCTTCAAAAGAGTATATTCAGAATATGAAAATATGGCAGATGAATTGTGGAATCTTGAAAACTCCACAGGTGAGCCCGTGCCTGATGATTTTATTAATGCCATCATGCTTCAGAGTTCTTATCTGGAAGATGAAATTGAAGACTGGCTGCTCAAATTCAACAATCAGAAAACTGATATAAAACATTAGAAGCTTCCAGTCTGTTTTTAAACGCTATTTGAAGATAAATTCATAATTTAGCACCCTTAAACTAAAATGTAAAATATGGTTGCTATTGTTGATAGTGGGTCTACCAAGTCAGATTGGGTAATACTGGATGATTTCAAAAAAGTGTTTTTAAAAACGGAAACCATCGGCTTTAATCCCAATTTTATCAACCGGGAACTCATTGTCCCTGAAATAGAAAAGAACAGCAGCCTTATACTGGTTAAAAATTCCATAACGAAGATTTTCTTCTATGGCTCAGGGTGCGGTGTGAAAAAAAACTGCGAAACTATTGAGGAAGAACTCAAAAAGATTTTTACAAAAGCTGAAATTACAGTGAAAGAAGATCTTATGGCTGCAGCTTATGCCGCATACAACGGAAAGCCTGCTGTGGTATGTATTTTAGGTACAGGTTCCAATTCCTGCTATTTCGATGGTGAAAAGCTTAAGATAGAATTACCTTCCCTGGGTTTTCTTATGGGAGATGAAGGAAGCGGAAGTGCTATCGGGAAACAGCTTGTACGCAGATATTTTATGAAAAAGCTGCCTGGAGATCTTCATGCAGAATTCGAGCAGACTTACGGACTGAAAATAGAGGAGGCTTTGAAAAACATGTATCACAGTCCGAGACCTAATGCCTGGCTGGCAGATTTCAACAAATTTGTAATGGAAAGAAAGGATCATCCTTACTTTAAAAATATGGTATTTGAAGAAATGAAAAACTTCTTTGAATACCAGGTGATTCCCTATGAAGAATCAAAAGAAGCCGAGATCAATTTCATCGGCTCTATCGCTTATTATTACGAAAATGTTCTCCGCTCTGTTGCGGCAGAACTTCATTTAAATGTGGGCCATGTTGTTCAGAAGCCCATCGAGAGTTTAGTAAACTACCATATTAAGTATATACTTTAATAAAAAACAAAATTTTATGTCAAGTAAAACCCACCGCGACGAAAAGAACTTTAATCAGGCCGCGTTAGATTATCATAAAGCCGAACCTAAAGGAAAGATCGAAGTTATTCCTTCAAAACCACACTCGTCACAAAGAGATCTGTCATTGGCGTACTCACCGGGGGTAGCAGTTCCTTGTATGGAGATCCATGATAAACCTGAAACGGTGTACGATTATACGGGAAAAGGTAACCTGGTAGCCGTAATTTCAAATGGAACGGCTGTGCTGGGACTTGGAGATATCGGAGCGGAAGCTTCAAAACCGGTAATGGAAGGAAAAGGTCTTTTGTTTAAGATCTTTGCAGATATCAACGTTTTTGATATTGAAATCAATGAAAAAGATCCGGACAAATTTATTCAGATTGTAAAAGGTATTGCACCTACATTCGGTGGGATCAACCTTGAAGATATTAAAGCTCCTGAAGCATTCTATATTGAGCAGAAACTTAAAGAAGAGCTTGATATTCCTTTAATGCATGATGACCAGCACGGGACAGCAATTATTTCTGCTGCTGCTTTAATCAATGCTTTACAGATTGCCAATAAAAACATCGGAGAAGTAAAAATGGTGGTGAACGGAGCCGGAGCGGCTGCCATTGCCTGTACCAACTTATACATTTCTTTAGGCCTGAAAAGAGAAAATGTCCTGATGTGTGACAGTAAAGGAGTGATCAACCATAAAAGAGAAAACCTTACCCCTGAAAAACTGGATTTTATTGCCAATACAGATATTGAAACACTGGAAGATGCAGTGAAAGGTTCAGATGTTTTCATCGGATTGTCCAAAGGAAACGTAATGACTCCGGAAATGCTTTCCACCATGAAAGAGAATCCTATTGTTTTCGCATTGGCCAACCCTGACCCTGAAATCGCATACGATCTTGCCCTTGAAACCCGTAAAGATGTGATCATGGCAACCGGAAGAAGTGATTATCCTAACCAGGTGAACAACGTGCTGGGATTCCCTTACATTTTCCGTGGCGCGTTGGATGTTCAGGCAAAAGGAATTAATGAAGAAATGAAGCTGGCAGCCGTACATGCTATTGCAGATCTTGCGAAAGAGCCTGTACCGGAAGCGGTAATCCTTGCTTATAATGTTCAGAATTTACAGTTCGGAAGAGAATATTTCATTCCGAAACCATTTGATAACAGGCTTATCACCAAAGTATCCAGTGCCGTGGCAAAAGCAGCTATTGAAAGCGGTATTGCAGGAAAAAGCATTGAGGATTTCGAAGAATACGAAAACCAGCTGCTCGACAGAATGGGACGAGACGAAAAGCTCGTAAGAATGATGCAGAGCCGTGCAAGATCCAATCCGAAAAGAATTACCTTAGGAAATGCCGAAGAATATAATGTATTGAAGGCAGCGCAAATCCTTTACGAAGAAGGCATTGCATTCCCAAGTCTTTTGGGAGACAAGAAATACATCAAAGAACAGATGGAACGCTACAGCATCAATCTGGATGTTCCGATTATTGATCCAAGCGACGACGATCAGAAAGAAAACAGGAAAAAATACAGGGAAACCCTTTGGAAACTTCGCCAGAGAAAAGGAATGAACGAGTACAAAGCAAAAAGATATGTACGCCAGAGAGATTATTTCGGGCCATTAATGCTGAGACATGGTGATACAGACGGACTTATCGTAGGTTTTTCTAAAAACTATACTTCAGTGCTTCGTCCCGTTTTAGAAGTGATTGAAAAAGATAAAGGAGTAGATAAAGTAGCGGCCATGATGATGATTCTTTCAGAAAAGAAACCTATTTTCTTCGCTGATACATCCATCAATCAGAATCCTACCGCAGAAGACCTTGTGAATATTGCTAAAATGGCAGAAATCACAGTGAAATCTTTTGCCATAGAGCCTAGAATTGCCATGCTTGGTTTTGAAAACTTTGCTGCCATTTCCGATACTTCCAAAAAAGTAGCGAAAGCGGTAAGCATTCTTCACGAAAAATATCCTAAAATGGTGGTTGATGGTGAAATTCAGCCGGATTTTGCAATGAATGCCGATCATTTAAGTGATTATCCATTCTCAAAACTGGAAACAACTCCTGCCAATACCTTCATTTTCCCGAATCTTGAAAGTGCCAACCTTTCCTACAAGATCATCAGAGGAATGAAAGTGGCGCAGGTGATCGGGCCAATCCTGATGGGATTAAAACAGCCTGTGCATGTATTGCAGATGCGTTCCAGTGTAGATGAAATTGTAAACCTGGCAACGGTTGCAGTACTTGATGCCCAGAGAAGAGAAAATAAAAAATAATAAAAGATTTATTTCTTTAATAAAAGCAGTACACAGATTTAGTGTACTGCTTTTTTATTTTTGATGTGCTGTAGTATCCGGAATTGATGAATTTCTCTTTGATTCCTGATAAAAAAGCAATTTGAAAATCAGTAAAAAATAGATGATATTATTATAAAGTAATATAAGCTTTGTTTAAAAAGGTAAGTTTAAACATTGTTGTAATTATTTATTATTGAATAAATAATTATAGTATTTGGTTTTTTTAAATAAATTTCAGTAAAAATTTGTTGATTTTGTAAAAAATAATATATTTACATGGATTTTAAAAAATAAATAATTATCATGAAAAACATTAAGAAACTTTCAAGAGAAAATTTGAAGCAGATAAGTGGAGCAGGAGTTAGAGATCAGCCTATTCAATCTCCGGACGGAACACTATATTGTCTTCCATCCCAAGGGCAGCTGTGTTTAGTAGGCTGTACACCAACTTGTGTAAATGGACCGTGTTATCTTCAGGCGTGCTTTGATGTAAATCCTTAGAATTTATCAAGTTCAATCATTCATTGAATCATAGAACCTGTCCGTTTGGACGGGTTTTTTGTATTTATATAAATTCATTGAATTGACAGTCAAAAATTAAGTTAAAAACCATTCGTGTGTTAAATGAAAATATTAATTAGTTTAAATTGCTATATTTGGGAGTTTTAAAAATTAATAATGATATTTTCCTTAAAAGGCAGCGTTCAAGAACTTACGCCCACCTACGCAGTAATTGATGTACAAGGAGTTGGTTACTATGTAGGTATCAGTTTGATGACCTCCCAGGCCCTGGCACTGAATAAGCCGACATTTTTATTTACCCAGCAAATTATACGGGAAGACGCCCATCTTCTCTTTGGATTTAACACTCGTTCAGAAAAAGAAATGTTCAATTTGTTAATAAGCGTTAACGGAGTAGGAGCTGTTTCTGCCCTTATATTACTTTCCACTTTAAGCCTTGAAGAGATAGCTTCGGCTATCCTCTCCAGAAACAGTGCACTCATTCAAAAAGCCAAAGGAATTGGGGCTAAAACTGCAGAGAGAATCATCGTTGATTTGAAAGATAAAGTCCAAAAATTCAGCGTTGCAGAAGAAAATATTTCTTCTTTTGTGGATAATAAAGTCAAGGAAGAATCGTTATCTGCATTAGAAGTTTTAGGGATTCCAAAACGAATGAGCGAGAAAATAGCAGACAGAATGATGAAGCAGAATCCGGAGATCTCCGTAGAAGAATTGGTAAAACAAATTTTAAAAAACATTTAACATTTGGTGGCGAATAATAAGCATCTGAAAATATTTTTGTTCCTGTCGTTCCTGTGCATGTCAGTAAGTTCCTTTGCACAGGTGCGTGATACTGCGATCATAAAGAAAGACTATCAACTGGCCGATCCTACAAGGTATGAAGCCTTTTACGACATAAAAACCGGAATGTATTACGTATACCCTAAAATTGGGAATACATTTACAGGTCCGCCTACAGCAATGTCACCCGAAGAGTATAAAGAATTTATGCTCGCAACACAGTCAAAAGCGTACTACAAAGAAAAATCCGATAAATACAGTCTCCTTTACAGAAGAGATAGAACAGATGCCCGTAAAAAAGGGCTTATTCCGTCTTTAATGATCAACAACAGGCTGTTTGAAACCATTTTTGGGAGTAATAAAATAGAGATCATTCCTTCAGGATATGCTTCTTTAGA contains the following coding sequences:
- a CDS encoding MFS transporter; its protein translation is MSNYSKQTNWGQFIPLVTVFFFWGFVAASNDILIPVFQKAFNLSQTESMLVQICFYVAYTVGSLIYMAVSKSLKQDLINKIGYKNGLILGLLISAAGTLLFYPAANMASFPLMISGLFIVGLGFSLQQIVANPLAIEVGPTETGSQRLTMAGGINNLGTTIGPLLVSFAIFGSASTANTEASIESVKIPYLMLGAAFVLVAIMLKFSSLPAITPTNTKDTDDVIPGDHKTSAFQYPQLVMGMIAIFVYVGVEVSTASNLPAYMEKSLGFETKDVAPYISLYWASLMIGRWTGAVEAFDLSAGFKKILRFLAPYLAFGVFLLVNAIAKHDLSPFYVYGAVIIVMIICDIMSQGNPARMLLIFSLAGITALLIGMFTTGMVSVYAFTSVGLFCSTLWPCIFALAINGLGKHTNQGSGYLIMMIMGGGIVSFTQGYIADKTNIHFSYIVGVICFAYLAFYAVRVTGILKSQGIDLDKISKGSGH
- a CDS encoding lysophospholipid acyltransferase family protein, which encodes MTKILNYLWRFWLLLLAFVLTVTLGIPVYILSFSKKHYKYAYRFIRIWCFGMFYGMGLRYDLINLSDQKKDKSKPYVFISNHTSIMDIMLTCILMPNHPICFVGKKELVKIPIFGTIYKRICVMVDRSSARSRADVYRRCAEKMEEGNSIAIFPEGGVPDDTSIILDEFKDGAFTLASKHNSPIAVYTFIGLKEIFPFDNTKGYPGRVKVYFNGIMEPSDSPRDLKTEAYKEIKKTLLERSI
- a CDS encoding GtrA family protein, which gives rise to MRELLIRQKQVLFFIIAGGLSAVVEIGSFKAFSTYLPHFFARETNFHGIHYPLSNIFSTCCGIISNYFLSIWFVFERGKHSKRKEFAYFMVVSFVSTLLSLGFFQIFYSFIFKDNINLIFYTLSPEMISKISAILLVSILNYSVKKKVIFNG
- a CDS encoding BadF/BadG/BcrA/BcrD ATPase family protein — translated: MVAIVDSGSTKSDWVILDDFKKVFLKTETIGFNPNFINRELIVPEIEKNSSLILVKNSITKIFFYGSGCGVKKNCETIEEELKKIFTKAEITVKEDLMAAAYAAYNGKPAVVCILGTGSNSCYFDGEKLKIELPSLGFLMGDEGSGSAIGKQLVRRYFMKKLPGDLHAEFEQTYGLKIEEALKNMYHSPRPNAWLADFNKFVMERKDHPYFKNMVFEEMKNFFEYQVIPYEESKEAEINFIGSIAYYYENVLRSVAAELHLNVGHVVQKPIESLVNYHIKYIL
- a CDS encoding NADP-dependent malic enzyme — protein: MSSKTHRDEKNFNQAALDYHKAEPKGKIEVIPSKPHSSQRDLSLAYSPGVAVPCMEIHDKPETVYDYTGKGNLVAVISNGTAVLGLGDIGAEASKPVMEGKGLLFKIFADINVFDIEINEKDPDKFIQIVKGIAPTFGGINLEDIKAPEAFYIEQKLKEELDIPLMHDDQHGTAIISAAALINALQIANKNIGEVKMVVNGAGAAAIACTNLYISLGLKRENVLMCDSKGVINHKRENLTPEKLDFIANTDIETLEDAVKGSDVFIGLSKGNVMTPEMLSTMKENPIVFALANPDPEIAYDLALETRKDVIMATGRSDYPNQVNNVLGFPYIFRGALDVQAKGINEEMKLAAVHAIADLAKEPVPEAVILAYNVQNLQFGREYFIPKPFDNRLITKVSSAVAKAAIESGIAGKSIEDFEEYENQLLDRMGRDEKLVRMMQSRARSNPKRITLGNAEEYNVLKAAQILYEEGIAFPSLLGDKKYIKEQMERYSINLDVPIIDPSDDDQKENRKKYRETLWKLRQRKGMNEYKAKRYVRQRDYFGPLMLRHGDTDGLIVGFSKNYTSVLRPVLEVIEKDKGVDKVAAMMMILSEKKPIFFADTSINQNPTAEDLVNIAKMAEITVKSFAIEPRIAMLGFENFAAISDTSKKVAKAVSILHEKYPKMVVDGEIQPDFAMNADHLSDYPFSKLETTPANTFIFPNLESANLSYKIIRGMKVAQVIGPILMGLKQPVHVLQMRSSVDEIVNLATVAVLDAQRRENKK
- a CDS encoding bacteriocin-like protein yields the protein MKNIKKLSRENLKQISGAGVRDQPIQSPDGTLYCLPSQGQLCLVGCTPTCVNGPCYLQACFDVNP
- the ruvA gene encoding Holliday junction branch migration protein RuvA, with the translated sequence MIFSLKGSVQELTPTYAVIDVQGVGYYVGISLMTSQALALNKPTFLFTQQIIREDAHLLFGFNTRSEKEMFNLLISVNGVGAVSALILLSTLSLEEIASAILSRNSALIQKAKGIGAKTAERIIVDLKDKVQKFSVAEENISSFVDNKVKEESLSALEVLGIPKRMSEKIADRMMKQNPEISVEELVKQILKNI